The window GGACAACTTGTTAGCTCAAATGAAACACTTTCAGATCAACACTTGCTTGGAAGAGAAAGTACACCAAGTGATCAAAAAAGAAGAGCGTCTCTTCGAAATAACAACTGACAAAGGCACACACTATAGCCGCGCTGTTATTATTTCAGGTGGGGTTGGCGCATTCGAGCCGCGTCGTCTTGAGTTACCGGAAGCCGCGCAATTCGAGAAGAAAAACTTGCATTACTTCGTTAACGATTTGAATGCATTCGCTGGCCAAAAAGTGTTAATCAGCGGTGGCGGTGATTCAGCTGTTGACTGGGCCTTAATGCTTGAGCCTATCGCGGAGAAAGTCACACTTATCCACCGTAGAGATAAATTCCGTGCACATGAGCACAGTGTAGAAAACCTGATGAACTCCAAAGTAAACATTGTTACTCCTACGGAAATCACCAAACTTCACGGTAGTGACCGCATTGAGCAAGTAACACTTAAAAATATCAAATCGGGCGAAGAAACCGTACATGAAGTCGACGCTGTTATCATCAACTTCGGTTTCGTTTCTTCCCTTGGTCCGATCTCCGAGTGGGGACTTGAGATTGAAAACGGCTCAATCGTTGTTGACTCCAGAATGGAAACAAACATTCCAGGCATCTTCGCTGCCGGGGATATCACAACTTATCCAGGGAAATTAAAACTAATTGCTGTTGGCTTTGGTGAAGCACCTACTGCGATTAATAACGCTAAAGTCTATATCGACCCTAATGCCAAGCTTTCACCAGGACACAGCAGTAACTTAAAATTTTAATCTTCTTAAATAAAATGGGGTATTCTAAACCTAATCTACGGATTAGGAGGAATACCCCTTTGTCATATATATGTCCGGTTTGCAACGGCCTACAAGAGCTGAATATTGAGTGTCCTGTTTGTTCAAAACAGATGAATGATTGCGGGAAATGGAGTGACTATCTTGGCCCCTACTCCCCTTATCGAGAGATTGATGATATCGCCATGTCAGATGGGCCACTTAATCAATGCCTTCATCTGGTAAACTGTACCGACTGCCACCAGAATTTTACCATCCAAATAACTTTATAAAAAAACGCTCTAGTTTAACGGGGTTTCATCCTTGATATAGACGTGAAGTTTTAAATTACGTCTCTGTATTTCTGCGAGCAATAGGTCAACAAAATCTGATTCCAATCTCAAATCCAATGCTTTGTAATAAGAGTCGATCAATGTTTCGTCACTAATTTGTCTCACTGAAATCACCTTTATTCTATAATTTGTAATTATATTATCATGGGGGCAAAATTAGAACAAGCGTTCCGTTATCCACAGATACCTGTGCATATCCTGTGGGTAGATTGTTAATATGTCCCAGAAACGTACTGTATTAATAGGGGATACTGTGTATAAAGTTATGCACACGCTAATCTGTCACTCTGCCGATAAAAAAAATTGATCGAAATATCAGAAATATTTTACTTACACTTAACAAATCCTTAAGCTTGTTCACACAATTGAAAAGAAATTTTAATCGTCATTTAATATTCATAGCCTACAATGATAATAGAAAGACAAAAATAAAGGAGTGAAAGATATGATCGTCTACGATATTGTACTAAATGGCGAAATTAAAGAAACGATTAAACCTCGTAAGAACCGTTTGAAAGAAATTTACGCATTTATGCTAGAGCAAAGTAAGCTCATGAAAGCCAAGTATGGTGATAATGTTAAAATTAAAGGCCGCATGGTGTATTAGGGATTAGTAACCCTGAATACACTCGCGGCCTTTTTTCTTCCATGCCATTAGATGATCCCTTTGCGATGAAGAACCGTTAATAATCGATAGAAATCATAGCTTCCTTTCTCCGGAGTATCGATTAATGAGGCTTTTACCGCAGCTTCTACAGCAGCTTTGGCCCATTGCGGTACGACCTCCATTGCCGCTTGCTCCTCTAGGGAACTAACTCTATTTTGTAAGACTACGATTTGTTCCTGCAGTTTCTCTAACATACGAATGACCTCCTCATCAAAGTGAGTTAAAGCATAGGTTTGAATAATCGTATTCAGTTTACTAGCATAAGAGGGATCCGTTGCATATCCACTGCTTTGTAATGCTTTCACTTGCTCACCAGGACTTCTTGCCATTCTGACACTAGCATAACGAGGGGATCCAAAAAGTAAATCCTGATCACGAAATCCTGCCTCAAGAGTAGGATATGCGCGAAAATCTCCTGGTACGTTATCATAACGTATACCTCCAATGACTTCCCATGTCGTTGCGGAAACGCGATCTCCCTGCCAATAAGGCGTCAACACCCCATTACCAACCTTATATCCGACTAGATTGTTCCACGCGTTCAAATTGCCCCCAGTCTCCTGAATGGCTTGCGCGATTCTCACGGAAGGATAGATCGGTGAGTTCTCTAATCGAAGCTTTACTGCAATAGGTGCAATCATCTCAATAAATTCCTGTCTAATTGCCATCGATACACCTCCTCTTATATCTCTAGTAAACTAAACCTTTCAATCTATTCTATTCTTTCCATGCTTAAAAGGGTTCGGCTATTTTTTATTTTTTAAAAATAATGTAAAAAAGGCTCCCACAAGTGCGACTATCCTGCACTCGGGGAGCTACTGAATCCAATGACCAATCAACATCATAAGTAATCCAAATATAGCCGAATATCGCTTTATCGTTCGGTTCGTCTTCGGGTGAAACAAAAGCAGCCAAATAATAAATCCAATAGGAATTAAAATACCAACCTTTAAATTGAATGTACCTAAAATGTAGTATCCAACTAATTTTAACCCTAAATATCCTTCGTCCTCTTCCCTATTTCTGTAAAACAGTATTAATACGAAAACAACAACAATGGCAGAGATGATTGAAACATTAAAATTCCAATTCACGTATAGGATTCAACTCCTCTCACCAACTGCAGGTTTTCCTTTTTATATATTGTATCACTTGATGGTTTGTCCTTACTAAGATGAAAATAAAAAAACCTCCCAAGTCAGTGTATTTAAACATACACACCTTGGAAGGACTGGTTCTAATTATTCATTAAGCCTCGACTTTATCGTCACACTTCTCAGGTGCGCCTTCTTCATCCTTCACTTTGAAGGAAGAGCCACAACCACACGATGCTACGGCATTTGGGTTGTTGATGGAGAACCCGCCGCCCATGCCTGCGTCCGTGTAGTCAATTTCAACACCGTATAAATATTTGGAGCTATCTTCGTCCACAACGACCTTGAGGCCATGAATGGTGAATACTTTATCGTCGTCTTTCTGCTCATCATCGAAGCCCATGCCGTAAGAGAAACCGCTGCAGCCTCCAGCCTTGACACCTAGACGCAAGAACAGGTTCGGTGATTCTTCAGAAGATAGAAGCTCTTTAATCTTATCAGACGCTGATTCACTAATGTTAATCATAACGGAAATCCCTCCCTAAAGTTCTCCTTATGGAAAACTGGCATTATTCTAAGTTTTCGTAATGCTTACTATCAAGTATACTCCTATCCGGCGCATTGCTCAAGGGCAGCTGCGCAGTCATTCATAGCCATTTCAGCCATAAACTTTACGGTTACGTCGTATCGCGTAATATTGCAACAGCAATTGATCGAGCTCTCGACTGCATTGCTGCACTTCAGGATGAAGGAAGCCGTATGCGGTACCTAAGGAAACCATTTGGCCTCGAAGCTGTTCTATTTCTATATTTAATCGTTCCTGTGGTTCGGTCACGAATACTGGTATCACGGATATAATCACCTTTTGCCCTACGTAATCACATTGCAATAGTATACAGGAATTTGTTAATATTGGGAATAACATTTCCTAATATAATAGGAATAAACATGTCATATTTGTATATTGTCAATTTATCTCCATCTAAATGATATTGCCCCTCCCAACACGTAGGTTTATAATGGGATGGATGGATTGCACGTATAGAAGAAACAAAGGGGAGAAACTTTGAGCTACGCTCAAAGACCCCTATATTATTAAGGGTGTGAATGCCTGAACCGAACTGGATGAACAGGTACGCGAGCGTCTCACACCGCCTAACGCATTTGGTCCTTATCAAGCTGAATGCGTCGATTCAGTATGGACTTTATTTACTATTCAGAGGAGGAATAATAATGAGTGTTGTGACTACAGACCCGGTCAAACGGATGGCCGAAATTGCTGACAAAGTTGAGAACGGTCAACGTCTATCTATGGAAGATGGGCTATTTTTGTATGAATCAGACGATTTGCTAACCATCGGTCAATTAGCAAACAAAGTAAATACGCGAATGAACGGAAACAAGGTTTATTTTGTCCAAAATATGAGTTTGTATTTTACGAATGTGTGCGAGGAGCATTGTGCTTTTTGTCATTTCCGCCGCGACGAAGGTGAAGAAGGCTCATACACACTTACACCTAGTCAAATGTTAGATTATGTCGCTGAACATTTTACTCCCGAAATTAAAGAATTCCATATTAGCCAAGGGCATAACCCGCATTTGCCTTTTGAATATTACGTGGACTGTATCCGCCAACTGAAGCAAGCTTACCCTGACGTTACGATTAAAGCACATACAGCGGCTGAAATTGAATTTTTCTCGCGTATCAGTGGTCTCAGCTTCCGGGATGTCCTCAAAACGCTAATGGATGCAGGTTTATCCACTCTTCCAGGCGGAGGAGCCGAAATTCTGACTGAGCGCTACCGGACTAAAATGAAAGTAGAAAAAGCGTCCTCGGAGGAATGGATTGACGTACATCGTAACGCTCATATGCTCGGAATGAAAACTCATGCAACGATGCTGTATGGCTCCATTGAAACCAAAGAGGAACGCATTCGTCATATGTTGCTGCTTCGTGAGCTTCAAGATGAAACAGGCGGCTTCTTAGTATTCATTCCTAATTCCATTCAACCAGCAAGCAAAAACGCAGGACTCAAACATCGAGTAGCAGCTTGGGATGAATTGAAAACCATTGCGATTAGCCGTTTGATGCTGGATAATTTCCCACATATTAAGGCTTATTTCATCAACATTGGTACGAAATTGACCCAGCTATCCTTCACTTTCGGTGCTTCGGACGCACATGGTACGATCGTGAAAGAGAAGATTTCCCATGCTGCTGGTGCATTGTCACCAGAAGGCCTTACACGTGATGAGCTTGTTTATCTCATTAAAGGCGCAGGACGCGTTCCTGTTGAACGTGACACCTTTTATAATGAAATCAGAGTATATTAGTCATACTAGAGAAGAGATATTGTTCAGAAGGGATATTGGATGGAATGAAAAAGTTTGTGATTCTCGGAGGAGGTTATGGCGGTTTGACCATAGCCTTAAACATGCTGGAGAAGGATTTACCAGAAGATACATTACTAGTACTGATTGACCGAAGCCCTTTTCAAGGATTAAAAACAGAATATTATGCACTGGCTTCAGGTACGATTGCTGAAACACATATTCGTGTTGCCTATCCGAATGACCCTCGGTTGCTTCTAACATTCGGGGAGGTTTCTAGCGTCGATTTGAACAACAAGCAAATTCTTTTTGCAGACCAAGAACCGCTATCGTATGACTGGTTAGTTATCGGTCTGGGCTGTGTGGATAGTTATCACGGAATAGTCGGTGCTAAAGAGTACTCTTCCAGCATCCAGACTCTTTGCCAAACACGTGCCACTTACCAGCGTATTAACGATATTGCGCCATACGGACAAGTCTCCATTATTGGAGGAGGTCTAAGCGGTGTTGAGATGGCAGCGGAGCTTCGTGAAAGCCGGGCTGATTTGAACATTCGATTAATTGATCGAGGTCCAAGCTTACTTTCGGCTTTCCCAAGCAATCTGCAGCAGTACGTCCGGGAATGGATGACGGAACATCATATTGAGCTCCGTCCGAAGGTAACGTTAGTCCGACTAGATGGTGGAGATTTGTATAACCAGGATGAAATTATTAAAACCGATGCTACGATCTGGACAGCAGGCATACAGCCCAATCCAATCGTAGAGGCTTTGAATGTGCCCAAAGACCACCAAGGCCGGATCCTGCTTAACGAGTATCATCAAATTCCAGATTACCAAGAAGTGTTCGTCGTAGGCGACTGCGCTTCCCTGCCGTTCTCTCCAAGTGCGCAAGCGGCGCAAGCGCAAGGCAAGCAGATTGCCGAAGCCATGCTGACGATTTGGAAAGGTGATACGCCTCGACTTGGTAAAATTAAACTCCGAGGTACGCTGGGTTCACTTGGTAAAA is drawn from Paenibacillus sp. V4I7 and contains these coding sequences:
- a CDS encoding aspartyl-phosphate phosphatase Spo0E family protein, whose protein sequence is MIPVFVTEPQERLNIEIEQLRGQMVSLGTAYGFLHPEVQQCSRELDQLLLQYYAIRRNRKVYG
- the erpA gene encoding iron-sulfur cluster insertion protein ErpA, which gives rise to MINISESASDKIKELLSSEESPNLFLRLGVKAGGCSGFSYGMGFDDEQKDDDKVFTIHGLKVVVDEDSSKYLYGVEIDYTDAGMGGGFSINNPNAVASCGCGSSFKVKDEEGAPEKCDDKVEA
- the mqnE gene encoding aminofutalosine synthase MqnE, which translates into the protein MSVVTTDPVKRMAEIADKVENGQRLSMEDGLFLYESDDLLTIGQLANKVNTRMNGNKVYFVQNMSLYFTNVCEEHCAFCHFRRDEGEEGSYTLTPSQMLDYVAEHFTPEIKEFHISQGHNPHLPFEYYVDCIRQLKQAYPDVTIKAHTAAEIEFFSRISGLSFRDVLKTLMDAGLSTLPGGGAEILTERYRTKMKVEKASSEEWIDVHRNAHMLGMKTHATMLYGSIETKEERIRHMLLLRELQDETGGFLVFIPNSIQPASKNAGLKHRVAAWDELKTIAISRLMLDNFPHIKAYFINIGTKLTQLSFTFGASDAHGTIVKEKISHAAGALSPEGLTRDELVYLIKGAGRVPVERDTFYNEIRVY
- the sda gene encoding sporulation histidine kinase inhibitor Sda; the encoded protein is MISVRQISDETLIDSYYKALDLRLESDFVDLLLAEIQRRNLKLHVYIKDETPLN
- a CDS encoding NAD(P)/FAD-dependent oxidoreductase is translated as MKKFVILGGGYGGLTIALNMLEKDLPEDTLLVLIDRSPFQGLKTEYYALASGTIAETHIRVAYPNDPRLLLTFGEVSSVDLNNKQILFADQEPLSYDWLVIGLGCVDSYHGIVGAKEYSSSIQTLCQTRATYQRINDIAPYGQVSIIGGGLSGVEMAAELRESRADLNIRLIDRGPSLLSAFPSNLQQYVREWMTEHHIELRPKVTLVRLDGGDLYNQDEIIKTDATIWTAGIQPNPIVEALNVPKDHQGRILLNEYHQIPDYQEVFVVGDCASLPFSPSAQAAQAQGKQIAEAMLTIWKGDTPRLGKIKLRGTLGSLGKKAGFGIMGKRTLMTGKIARILKSGVLWKSKRHFG
- a CDS encoding glycoside hydrolase family 73 protein yields the protein MAIRQEFIEMIAPIAVKLRLENSPIYPSVRIAQAIQETGGNLNAWNNLVGYKVGNGVLTPYWQGDRVSATTWEVIGGIRYDNVPGDFRAYPTLEAGFRDQDLLFGSPRYASVRMARSPGEQVKALQSSGYATDPSYASKLNTIIQTYALTHFDEEVIRMLEKLQEQIVVLQNRVSSLEEQAAMEVVPQWAKAAVEAAVKASLIDTPEKGSYDFYRLLTVLHRKGII
- a CDS encoding NAD(P)/FAD-dependent oxidoreductase; translated protein: MNERETNQDIVDIIVIGGGPAGMFASFYAGMRQASVKIIESMPQLGGQLAALYPEKYIYDVAGFPKVTAQELVDNLLAQMKHFQINTCLEEKVHQVIKKEERLFEITTDKGTHYSRAVIISGGVGAFEPRRLELPEAAQFEKKNLHYFVNDLNAFAGQKVLISGGGDSAVDWALMLEPIAEKVTLIHRRDKFRAHEHSVENLMNSKVNIVTPTEITKLHGSDRIEQVTLKNIKSGEETVHEVDAVIINFGFVSSLGPISEWGLEIENGSIVVDSRMETNIPGIFAAGDITTYPGKLKLIAVGFGEAPTAINNAKVYIDPNAKLSPGHSSNLKF